A genome region from Hymenobacter tibetensis includes the following:
- a CDS encoding TIGR02452 family protein, translating to MNRRHIARETLDALQRGSYSNSAGGTIDLTPWQQAAEQGSVLYKPADVPQLLEVFQPVAGQPAPIRVYQATTLEAATKLAAEFKRVGCLNFASARNPGGGFLGGSQAQEESLARSSGLYPCLKQFREMYSHNTLTAHTGLYSDHAIYSPGVPVFRDDAGNWLSQPVQIDFITSPAVNAGALSRNNPELLPELVPTMQRRIRQVLAIAASHKCEVLVLGAWGCGVFQNSPQQIASLFATAVAEPNIRGHFQRIDFAVFDPKPPHETLSAFEKAFATVSA from the coding sequence ATGAACCGCCGACACATAGCCCGCGAAACCCTAGATGCCCTACAACGCGGCAGCTACAGCAATTCCGCAGGCGGAACCATCGACCTGACGCCTTGGCAACAAGCAGCCGAGCAAGGAAGCGTGCTGTACAAACCTGCCGACGTGCCGCAGTTGCTTGAGGTGTTTCAACCAGTTGCCGGCCAACCAGCTCCAATCCGGGTGTACCAGGCTACTACGCTCGAAGCCGCAACCAAACTCGCCGCAGAATTCAAGCGAGTGGGCTGCCTGAACTTTGCTTCGGCCCGCAACCCGGGTGGCGGCTTTTTGGGCGGCAGTCAGGCCCAGGAAGAAAGCCTGGCCCGCTCTTCGGGGCTGTATCCGTGCCTAAAGCAATTCCGGGAAATGTACAGCCATAACACGCTCACCGCCCACACTGGCCTCTACAGCGACCATGCCATCTATTCGCCTGGCGTGCCCGTCTTCCGCGACGATGCCGGGAACTGGCTTTCGCAACCGGTGCAGATTGATTTCATTACGTCCCCGGCCGTCAACGCGGGGGCTCTAAGCCGAAACAACCCGGAACTGCTGCCCGAACTGGTGCCCACCATGCAACGGCGCATCCGGCAAGTGCTGGCCATAGCTGCCTCTCACAAGTGCGAGGTGCTCGTGCTAGGAGCCTGGGGCTGCGGCGTATTTCAAAACAGCCCGCAGCAGATAGCTAGTTTGTTTGCAACGGCTGTAGCTGAACCCAATATCCGCGGCCATTTCCAACGCATCGACTTTGCTGTGTTTGACCCTAAGCCGCCACACGAAACGCTTTCGGCGTTTGAAAAAGCCTTTGCAACGGTGTCGGCGTAA
- a CDS encoding TROVE domain-containing protein, which translates to MRFNFTFRKAQPNTVNHEGAPAFTLTPQLELYAAVATAALSDQFYEKADTRLARLRELVARNDPTFVAQLAVYAREQMYLRSVPLVLAVELARLHRGDNLVSRLVARIVQRPDEITELLACYAQVNQRTGVKTLNRLSKQLQKGLAVSFNRFDGYQLAKYDRAGAVRLRDALFLVHPTPRNEAQQALFNQLVAGTLPTPYTWETELSALGQATYATQEERTAAFQEKWETLIASGKLGYMALLRNLRNILEAGVSAEAVVEVCAALSDRAAVARSKQLPFRYLAAYREVKALQNGHVSAVLTALEDAISYSAANLRGFGPETRVVVACDVSSSMQTPISPRSKVLLYDVSLVLGMLLQSRCQHVTAGMFGDTWKRISMPRGPVLRNVDEFYRREGEVGYSTNGYLVVRDLRQRQEVVDKVMLFTDVQLWNSNADGGTLAQEWAEYRRTVAPQARLYLFDLAGHGTAPLDVRAEDGVALIAGWSDKVFGVLEALDNGGSALTEIEAIEF; encoded by the coding sequence ATGCGTTTCAACTTTACTTTCCGCAAAGCTCAACCTAACACCGTGAACCACGAGGGTGCACCCGCCTTCACGCTCACGCCGCAATTGGAACTGTACGCCGCCGTAGCTACGGCCGCCCTCAGCGACCAGTTCTACGAGAAAGCCGACACGCGGCTGGCCCGCTTGCGCGAGTTGGTGGCCCGCAACGACCCCACGTTTGTGGCGCAATTGGCGGTATACGCTCGTGAGCAGATGTACCTGCGTTCGGTGCCGCTGGTGTTGGCCGTAGAACTGGCGCGTTTGCACCGCGGCGACAACCTCGTGAGCCGCTTGGTGGCCCGCATCGTGCAGCGCCCCGATGAAATCACGGAGTTGCTGGCATGCTATGCGCAGGTGAACCAGCGCACCGGGGTGAAAACCCTCAACCGCCTCTCCAAGCAGCTCCAGAAAGGCTTGGCCGTTAGCTTCAACCGTTTCGACGGCTACCAGTTGGCTAAGTACGACCGAGCCGGTGCCGTGCGGTTGCGCGACGCGCTGTTCTTGGTGCACCCCACGCCTCGCAACGAGGCGCAGCAAGCCCTGTTCAACCAGTTGGTGGCGGGCACCTTGCCCACGCCTTACACCTGGGAAACCGAGTTGTCGGCGCTAGGGCAGGCCACCTACGCCACGCAAGAAGAGCGCACGGCGGCTTTTCAAGAGAAGTGGGAAACGCTGATTGCTAGCGGCAAGCTGGGCTACATGGCCTTGCTGCGCAACCTACGCAACATCCTCGAAGCCGGCGTGTCGGCGGAGGCAGTGGTAGAGGTGTGCGCAGCCCTCTCAGACCGGGCCGCAGTGGCGCGCAGCAAGCAGTTGCCGTTCCGCTACTTGGCCGCTTACCGGGAGGTGAAAGCGTTGCAGAACGGCCACGTATCGGCGGTGCTTACGGCGCTGGAAGATGCCATTTCGTACAGTGCTGCCAACCTGCGTGGTTTCGGCCCCGAAACCCGCGTGGTAGTGGCCTGCGACGTGTCGAGCTCCATGCAAACGCCCATTTCGCCGCGCAGCAAAGTGCTGCTCTACGATGTGAGCTTGGTGCTGGGAATGTTGCTCCAAAGCCGCTGCCAGCACGTCACGGCCGGCATGTTCGGCGACACGTGGAAGCGCATCAGCATGCCCCGCGGCCCGGTGTTGCGCAACGTGGACGAGTTCTACCGCCGCGAAGGCGAGGTAGGCTACAGCACCAACGGCTACTTGGTGGTGCGCGACCTGCGCCAGCGCCAGGAAGTGGTTGATAAAGTGATGCTGTTCACCGACGTGCAACTCTGGAACAGCAACGCCGACGGTGGCACGTTAGCCCAGGAATGGGCAGAATACCGCCGTACTGTGGCGCCCCAGGCTCGCCTGTACCTCTTCGACCTCGCCGGCCACGGCACCGCCCCCCTCGACGTACGCGCCGAAGACGGAGTGGCCCTGATAGCTGGCTGGTCCGACAAAGTGTTTGGCGTGCTCGAAGCCCTCGACAACGGCGGCTCCGCCCTCACGGAAATCGAAGCCATTGAGTTTTAA
- a CDS encoding PcfJ domain-containing protein, translating into MSNRLKPLSHAAWEAQQARIVLSAAKRLDWRRWPLPQQVEYLFSLYGSLPVINAQLGDNSALAQFYRHCIHEQKEQQRTQCASLLRGLATKRTELLWRPELAPALAAVARWLPQRCRELTDWQPRSRNPFRQLESLVRHLFDHYGDIPAWVINSWTAGRLHDGLNIAELTVHLGRGGALRTFRGLPVPLSRKVEHHLRLAPAGYSFLHALRYAQLAARDQLAWLGPVLDSRLSRQLGRDDEFWLRVVDFFAATPMVDPYQLGPVCDWIHQKRAVGIKDEPAQPGFSLKGRSMSSVLTQTAQWHRELAQAPYRVPETTLTLDTTWVPLPVPDFSGGSKCPVRITQLRTYWNLLDEGRTLRHCVASYFDSCRRGRSAIFSLTLNGTRAVTLEVQANRTIVQARGLFNRRPNDEEGVWIRRWATENRLLVPKHLLGE; encoded by the coding sequence ATGTCCAACCGTCTCAAACCCTTATCCCACGCCGCCTGGGAAGCCCAGCAGGCGCGGATAGTACTCTCTGCGGCCAAGCGCCTCGACTGGCGCCGCTGGCCGCTCCCTCAACAGGTGGAATACTTGTTTTCGCTCTACGGCTCGCTGCCCGTTATCAATGCCCAGTTGGGCGATAATTCAGCGCTGGCGCAGTTTTACCGGCACTGTATCCACGAACAGAAAGAGCAGCAGCGCACCCAATGTGCTAGTCTATTGCGTGGCCTGGCCACTAAGCGTACCGAACTACTTTGGCGCCCCGAACTGGCCCCGGCCTTGGCGGCAGTGGCCCGGTGGCTGCCCCAGCGCTGCCGGGAACTCACCGACTGGCAGCCCCGCAGCCGGAACCCTTTTCGGCAGCTGGAAAGCCTGGTGCGCCACCTTTTCGACCACTATGGCGACATACCAGCCTGGGTTATCAACTCCTGGACTGCCGGCCGCCTGCACGATGGCCTCAACATTGCGGAGCTAACTGTGCACTTAGGGCGGGGTGGGGCATTGCGCACCTTTCGGGGGCTGCCGGTGCCGCTTAGCCGCAAGGTAGAACACCACCTGCGCCTGGCTCCGGCGGGGTATTCTTTTCTGCATGCCCTGCGCTACGCCCAACTCGCAGCCCGCGACCAGCTGGCTTGGCTCGGGCCGGTGCTCGACTCCCGCCTGAGCCGCCAGTTGGGGCGCGACGACGAGTTTTGGCTGCGGGTGGTGGACTTCTTTGCCGCCACACCCATGGTCGACCCCTACCAACTGGGGCCCGTGTGCGACTGGATTCATCAGAAGCGCGCGGTAGGCATCAAGGATGAACCAGCTCAGCCGGGCTTTTCCTTGAAGGGTCGCTCGATGAGCAGTGTACTGACGCAAACGGCGCAGTGGCACCGCGAGCTAGCTCAGGCTCCGTACCGGGTGCCTGAAACCACCCTAACGCTGGATACCACCTGGGTGCCGCTACCAGTACCGGACTTTTCCGGAGGGAGCAAGTGCCCAGTGCGTATCACCCAGTTGCGCACCTACTGGAACCTGCTCGATGAGGGGCGCACCCTGCGGCACTGCGTGGCTTCCTACTTCGATTCCTGTCGGCGGGGGCGTAGCGCTATTTTCTCGCTCACCCTCAACGGTACCCGCGCCGTGACGCTGGAAGTACAAGCCAACCGCACGATAGTGCAGGCCCGTGGGCTGTTCAACCGCCGCCCCAACGATGAGGAAGGCGTCTGGATTCGGCGTTGGGCTACCGAAAACCGCCTGCTGGTTCCCAAGCACTTGCTTGGGGAGTAG